A single region of the Dunckerocampus dactyliophorus isolate RoL2022-P2 chromosome 3, RoL_Ddac_1.1, whole genome shotgun sequence genome encodes:
- the mettl21e gene encoding methyltransferase like 21e isoform X2 translates to METRRCEESCKTGEKDPTVDADLATAIMAHQFHPSVLGPEAWEGYIFSDLEIRIKESTDLYGAVLWPSAMVLCHFLENNCGKYNLMDKNVIELGAGTGLVSIISSLLGAKVTSTDLPDLLGNLQCNITRNTKGRCKYTPLVTRLVWGPEVEQRFPHSTHYFDYILAADVVYAHPYLDQLLDTFIHLCQANTQILWAMRFRLDAENSFVDRFRERFHLEELYDLPSLSIKLYRAWRRDTGTENQEEAAF, encoded by the exons ATGGAGACTCGGCGGTGCGAGGAGAGTTGCAAGACTGGAGAGAAAG ACCCTACTGTGGATGCAGACCTCGCCACAGCCATCATGGCCCACCAGTTCCACCCTTCTGTCCTGGGCCCAGAGGCGTGGGAGGGTTACATCTTCTCTGACCTGGAGATCCGAATTAAAGAATCCACAGACCTCTACGGAGCTGTACTCTGGCCGTCT GCTATGGTGTTGTGCCACTTCCTGGAGAACAACTGTGGCAAGTACAACCTGATGGACAAGAATGTGATTGAACTTGGTGCAGGAACTGGTCTCGTATCCATCATTTCTAGCCTTCTAG GTGCTAAGGTCACCTCCACTGATCTCCCAGATTTGCTAGGGAACCTCCAGTGCAACATCACTCGCAACACAAAAGGACGGTGTAAATACACCCCCCTG GTCACACGACTGGTCTGGGGCCCAGAGGTGGAGCAGAGGTTCCCCCACAGCACACACTATTTTGACTACATCCTGGCTGCGGACGTGGTGTACGCCCACCCCTACCTGGACCAGCTGTTGGACACCTTCATTCACCTGTGTCAAGCGAACACACAGATCCTGTGGGCCATGCGTTTCCGCCTCGACGCAGAGAACAGTTTTGTGGACCGTTTCAGAGAGCGCTTTCACTTGGAGGAGCTGTACGACCTCCCCAGTCTCAGCATCAAACTGTACCGAGCCTGGAGGAGGGACACGGGGACAGAGAACCAAGAAGAGGCTGCTTTTTAA
- the mettl21e gene encoding methyltransferase like 21e isoform X1 — translation METRRCEESCKTGEKVDPTVDADLATAIMAHQFHPSVLGPEAWEGYIFSDLEIRIKESTDLYGAVLWPSAMVLCHFLENNCGKYNLMDKNVIELGAGTGLVSIISSLLGAKVTSTDLPDLLGNLQCNITRNTKGRCKYTPLVTRLVWGPEVEQRFPHSTHYFDYILAADVVYAHPYLDQLLDTFIHLCQANTQILWAMRFRLDAENSFVDRFRERFHLEELYDLPSLSIKLYRAWRRDTGTENQEEAAF, via the exons ATGGAGACTCGGCGGTGCGAGGAGAGTTGCAAGACTGGAGAGAAAG TAGACCCTACTGTGGATGCAGACCTCGCCACAGCCATCATGGCCCACCAGTTCCACCCTTCTGTCCTGGGCCCAGAGGCGTGGGAGGGTTACATCTTCTCTGACCTGGAGATCCGAATTAAAGAATCCACAGACCTCTACGGAGCTGTACTCTGGCCGTCT GCTATGGTGTTGTGCCACTTCCTGGAGAACAACTGTGGCAAGTACAACCTGATGGACAAGAATGTGATTGAACTTGGTGCAGGAACTGGTCTCGTATCCATCATTTCTAGCCTTCTAG GTGCTAAGGTCACCTCCACTGATCTCCCAGATTTGCTAGGGAACCTCCAGTGCAACATCACTCGCAACACAAAAGGACGGTGTAAATACACCCCCCTG GTCACACGACTGGTCTGGGGCCCAGAGGTGGAGCAGAGGTTCCCCCACAGCACACACTATTTTGACTACATCCTGGCTGCGGACGTGGTGTACGCCCACCCCTACCTGGACCAGCTGTTGGACACCTTCATTCACCTGTGTCAAGCGAACACACAGATCCTGTGGGCCATGCGTTTCCGCCTCGACGCAGAGAACAGTTTTGTGGACCGTTTCAGAGAGCGCTTTCACTTGGAGGAGCTGTACGACCTCCCCAGTCTCAGCATCAAACTGTACCGAGCCTGGAGGAGGGACACGGGGACAGAGAACCAAGAAGAGGCTGCTTTTTAA
- the LOC129178725 gene encoding protein-lysine methyltransferase METTL21C-like — protein MNWAENISVAREDFSGDVHEAKHSQPDRTPAWVPSINSSFGKDVYHYTGQDIVIHESIDSFGAVMWPAALALCSFLDNNRHRVDLQGKKVLELGAGTGLVSIVASLLGAAVTATDLPEVLSNLRSNVMRNTTGRCRFTPTVVALPWGGDMEHTFPTSTHRFDYVLAADVVYHHDFLFELLATMKHFCQPGTTLIWANKVRLESDLTFTEKFKEAFKTSLLDEDEEMKIYMGRCRDMDN, from the exons ATGAATTGGGCTGAGAACATCTCAGTTGCACGTGAAGATTTTTCAG GAGACGTTCATGAGGCCAAACACAGCCAGCCTGACAGGACACCAGCCTGGGTCCCCAGCATCAACAGCAGCTTTGGTAAAGATGTGTATCATTACACAGGACAGGATATTGTCATTCACGAGTCCATAGATTCCTTTGGAGCTGTAATGTGGCCGGCG GCACTGGCTCTGTGCTCCTTTCTCGACAACAACAGGCACAGAGTGGACCTACAGGGGAAGAAGGTGCTAGAACTGGGAGCCGGAACTGGACTGGTCTCCATTGTGGCCAGTTTGTTGG GAGCTGCAGTTACAGCGACAGACTTACCTGAGGTGCTGAGTAACCTCAGGTCAAATGTGATGAGGAACACTACGGGGCGTTGCAGGTTCACACCCACTGTGGTGGCGCTGCCCTGGGGGGGTGACATGGAGCACACCTTCCCCACATCGACGCATCGGTTCGACTATGTTCTTGCAGCAGATGTGGTTTACCAtcatgacttcctgtttgagcTTCTGGCCACCATGAAGCACTTCTGTCAGCCAGGGACCACCTTGATCTGGGCCAACAAGGTCAGGCTGGAGTCTGACCTCACATTCACAGAGAAATTTAAGGAGGCCTTTAAGACAAGTTTGCTGGATGAAGATGAAGAGATGAAGATCTACATGGGAAGATGCAGAGACATGGACAACTGA
- the LOC129178560 gene encoding protein-lysine methyltransferase METTL21C-like, translating to MEEDEEQKGKKEKDGSHKEHRQGWTPCFFQRPDKELYHYVGQEIIIQEAFDSYAGMIWPAALALCQYLDSHRNQLSLVDKAVLEIGAGTGLLSIVASLLGAWVTATDLPEVLSNLRFNLCKNTRGRCRHTPQVAPLSWGYDLESTYPTSVYRYDYILAADVVYHHDFLEELMATMKHFCKPGTTLLWANKVRMESDLTFADKFKKAFKTRVLHEDGEIKIFMATCREDGTRNELGEGGCFHGNKDGEPANQ from the exons atggaggaagatgaagagcaAAAAGGGAAGAAGGAAAAGG ATGGTTCACACAAGGAGCATAGACAAGGATGGACTCCATGTTTCTTCCAGAGGCCAGACAAAGAGTTGTATCATTACGTCGGGCAGGAGATCATCATCCAGGAGGCTTTTGACTCATATGCAGGCATGATCTGGCCAGCG GCTTTGGCTCTCTGTCAGTACCTGGATTCTCATCGGAACCAGCTGAGTCTTGTGGACAAAGCAGTCCTGGAGATTGGTGCAGGAACTGGCCTTCTGTCCATTGTGGCGTCACTCCTCG GGGCCTGGGTGACTGCCACCGACCTTCCAGAGGTTCTGAGCAACCTGAGATTCAACCTGTGCAAGAACACCAGGGGGCGGTGCCGACATACCCCTCAGGTGGCCCCTCTGTCATGGGGATACGATCTGGAGAGCACTTACCCCACATCGGTCTACCGCTACGACTACATCCTAGCCGCTGATGTGGTCTACCACCATGACTTCCTGGAGGAGCTCATGGCCACCATGAAGCACTTCTGCAAGCCCGGGACCACCTTGCTCTGGGCCAACAAGGTCAGAATGGAGTCTGACCTCACGTTCGCAGACAAATTCAAGAAGGCCTTTAAAACAAGGGTTCTGCATGAGGACGGAGAGATAAAGATCTTCATGGCCACTTGCAGAGAGGATGGAACGAGAAATGAGCTAGGGGAGGGCGGCTGTTTCCATGGAAACAAGGATGGAGA ACCAGCCAATCAGTGA